A window of Azospirillum lipoferum 4B contains these coding sequences:
- a CDS encoding transcriptional regulator domain-containing protein, giving the protein MTNTKDWRSAAAYADTVSLSVSGWAWEFLRRNPDYRAERRATAARAVERAAVARRWGLSCRRGSGPQRPRHGDLLDAGPPAGAGAAGPGPNIRASGPCDR; this is encoded by the coding sequence ATGACGAACACGAAGGACTGGCGGTCCGCCGCCGCCTACGCCGACACGGTGTCGCTGTCGGTCTCCGGCTGGGCGTGGGAATTCCTGCGCCGCAACCCGGACTATCGGGCCGAGAGGCGGGCGACGGCGGCGCGGGCCGTGGAGCGCGCCGCCGTCGCCCGGCGTTGGGGGTTGTCCTGTCGTCGAGGATCCGGACCGCAGCGGCCACGACACGGCGATCTTCTGGACGCCGGACCTCCTGCCGGGGCTGGTGCGGCTGGTCCCGGCCCCAATATCCGGGCGAGTGGTCCCTGCGACCGCTGA
- a CDS encoding DUF2285 domain-containing protein yields the protein MTGPGRRAVLPTPDGLHVVIADGPRERRFLVLAPELPEPGTPLRATVAFDAPLAPQIAGIERLAALMTGSDPPAELTGYQTDMLRRVLQGLDAALAGASLRDTAAALFGDQRTSTDWFRSSPLRDQVRYLIRRGRRLMTGGYRDLLAGRFGRGPA from the coding sequence TTGACCGGGCCGGGGCGGCGGGCGGTGCTGCCGACGCCGGACGGTCTGCACGTCGTCATCGCCGATGGTCCACGGGAGCGGCGCTTCCTCGTCCTGGCCCCCGAACTGCCCGAGCCGGGAACGCCGTTGAGGGCCACCGTGGCGTTCGACGCCCCGCTTGCGCCGCAGATCGCCGGGATCGAGCGGTTGGCGGCGCTGATGACGGGGTCCGATCCGCCAGCCGAGTTGACCGGCTACCAGACCGACATGCTGCGCCGGGTTCTGCAAGGGCTCGACGCCGCGCTGGCCGGCGCCAGCCTGCGCGACACCGCCGCCGCGCTGTTCGGCGACCAGCGGACATCCACCGACTGGTTCCGCTCCAGCCCCTTGCGCGATCAGGTCCGCTACCTGATCCGCCGGGGCCGGCGGCTGATGACCGGCGGCTATCGCGACCTGCTGGCCGGCCGGTTCGGGCGCGGTCCCGCGTAG
- a CDS encoding DNA -binding domain-containing protein, with protein sequence MKKPRIDAPVFDEAPSDEALTDYDRLHLVTYLRLLDAAAEGADPDEVARIVLRIDPIEEPERARRAHASHLARARWMTENGYRHLLGSS encoded by the coding sequence ATGAAAAAGCCGCGCATCGACGCGCCGGTGTTCGACGAGGCGCCCAGCGACGAGGCGCTCACCGACTACGACCGGCTGCATCTGGTCACCTACCTGCGCCTGCTTGACGCGGCGGCCGAGGGTGCCGATCCGGATGAGGTCGCTCGCATCGTCCTGCGCATCGATCCGATCGAGGAACCCGAGCGCGCCCGGCGTGCCCACGCCAGCCACCTCGCCCGTGCCCGTTGGATGACCGAGAACGGCTACCGTCACCTGCTCGGGTCGAGCTAG
- a CDS encoding helix-turn-helix transcriptional regulator — protein MSDTTGNLPPRFLRTPEAARFLGLSGRTLEKHRVYGTGPRYRKIGGRIVYALDDLKAWADQGLRTSTSDPGTGTVRPARPATR, from the coding sequence ATGTCCGACACCACCGGCAATCTGCCGCCGCGCTTTCTGCGTACGCCCGAGGCCGCGCGCTTCCTTGGCCTGTCCGGCCGGACGCTGGAGAAGCATCGCGTCTACGGCACCGGACCGCGCTACCGCAAGATCGGCGGGCGGATCGTCTACGCGCTCGACGATTTGAAGGCCTGGGCCGACCAGGGCCTGCGTACCTCGACCTCCGATCCCGGGACCGGCACCGTGCGGCCGGCCCGGCCGGCGACGCGCTGA